In Oncorhynchus clarkii lewisi isolate Uvic-CL-2024 chromosome 16, UVic_Ocla_1.0, whole genome shotgun sequence, one genomic interval encodes:
- the LOC139367962 gene encoding protein phosphatase 1B-like, protein MGAFLDKPKTEKHTAHGQGNGLHYGLSSMQGWRVEMEDAHTAMVGLPQGLNDWSFFAVYDGHAGSRVANYCSAHLLEHILLGGAEFTPGMGSVEGVKDGIRAGFLRIDEYMRNFSDLRHGLDRSGSTAVGVLLSPSHLYFINCGDSRAVLSREGRVGFSTQDHKPCNPREKERIQNAGGSVMIQRVNGSLAVSRALGDYDYKCVDGKGPTEQLVSPEPEVCVLERAAEGDEFVVLACDGIWDVMSNEELCEFVRSRLQVFDDLERVCNAVVDTCLHKGSRDNMSVVLVTLPGAPKVSEQALKKEEELDKYLETRVEDLLGGCGEEGVPDLVSVLRYIASENIPNLPPGGGLASKRSVIEAVYSRLNPHREEEGCDLEDHW, encoded by the exons ATGGGGGCGTTCCTGGACAAGCCTAAGACCGAGAAGCACACGGCCCATGGCCAGGGCAACGGGCTGCACTATGGCCTGAGTAGCATGCAGGGCTGGCGGGTGGAGATGGAGGATGCCCACACTGCCATGGTGGGCCTTCCCCAAGGCCTCAACGACTGGTCCTTCTTCGCCGTCTATGACGGGCACGCCGGCTCCCGCGTCGCCAACTACTGCTCTGCCCACCTGCTGGAGCACATCCTGTTAGGGGGGGCAGAGTTCACCCCGGGTATGGGCTCAGTGGAGGGCGTGAAAGATGGGATCCGCGCCGGCTTCCTGAGGATCGACGAGTACATGCGCAACTTCTCGGACCTGCGGCATGGGTTGGATCGCAGCGGCTCCACGGCAGTGGGTGTGCTGCTAAGCCCCTCCCACCTCTACTTCATAAACTGTGGCGACTCCCGGGCCGTGCTGAGCCGAGAAGGGCGAGTTGGATTCTCCACACAG GACCACAAGCCGTGTAACCCCAGAGAGAAGGAGCGTATCCAGAATGCAGGGGGGTCAGTGATGATCCAGAGGGTGAATGGTTCCCTGGCTGTGTCCAGAGCCCTGGGGGATTATGACTACAAGTGTGTGGATGGGAAGGGTCCCACAGAACAGCTGGTCAGCCCAGAGCCAGAG gtgtgtgtgttggagcgTGCTGCTGAGGGGGATGAGTTTGTGGTGCTGGCGTGCGATGGGATCTGGGATGTGATGTCTAACGAGGAGCTGTGCGAGTTCGTCAGGTCCCGGCTACAGGTGTTTGACGACCTGGAGAGAGTCTGCAACGCTGTCGTGGACACCTGCCTGCACAAG ggcaGTAGGGATAACATGAGTGTGGTGTTGGTGACTTTACCGGGAGCTCCCAAGGTGTCTGAACAAGCGCTGAAGAAAGAGGAGGAACTGGACAAATACCTGGAGACTCGTGTAGAGG ACTTGCTGGGTGGCTGTGGAGAAGAGGGGGTTCCTGACCTTGTGTCTGTTCTGAGGTACATCGCCTCTGAGAACATCCCCAACCTACCTCCTGGAGGAGGCCTGGCCAGCAA GCGCAGTGTGATCGAGGCGGTGTACAGCAGGCTGAACCCAcacagagaagaggaaggg tgtgATCTGGAGGACCACTGGTAG